From a region of the Castor canadensis chromosome 7, mCasCan1.hap1v2, whole genome shotgun sequence genome:
- the Morn4 gene encoding MORN repeat-containing protein 4 isoform X1, producing the protein MTLTKGSFTYSSGEEYRGEWKEGRRHGFGQLMFADGGTYLGHFENGLFNGFGVLTFSDGSRYEGEFAQGKFNGVGVFIRHDNMTFEGEFKNGRVDGFGLLTFPDGSHGIPRNEGLFENNKLLRREKCSTVVQRAQSASKSARNLTA; encoded by the exons ATGACCCTGACAAAAGGTTCCTTCACCTACTCCAGTGGGGAGGAATATCGTGGCGAGTGGAAGGAGG GCCGCAGACATGGTTTTGGTCAACTGATGTTTGCAGATGGTGGCACCTACCTAGGTCACTTTGAGAATGGACTCTTTAATGGCTTTGGGGTACTGACCTTCTCAGATGGCTCAAG GTATGAGGGAGAGTTTGCCCAGGGCAAGTTTAATGGCGTTGGAGTCTTCATTCGACACGACAACATGACCTTTGAGGGGGAATTTAAAAATGGCAGAGTAGATGGTTTTG GCCTGCTAACTTTCCCTGATGGTTCTCATGGAATACCCCGCAATGAAGGACTGTTTGAGAACAACAAGTTACTGCGGCGGGAGAAGTGTTCCACAGTGGTTCAGCGGGCCCAGAGTGCCTCCAAGTCTGCCAGAAACCTTACTGCCTGA
- the Morn4 gene encoding MORN repeat-containing protein 4 isoform X2 produces MMKGRMAPRICSVFWSGRRHGFGQLMFADGGTYLGHFENGLFNGFGVLTFSDGSRYEGEFAQGKFNGVGVFIRHDNMTFEGEFKNGRVDGFGLLTFPDGSHGIPRNEGLFENNKLLRREKCSTVVQRAQSASKSARNLTA; encoded by the exons ATGATGAAGGGCAGGATGGCTCCCCGCATCTGCTCAGTTTTCTGGTCAG GCCGCAGACATGGTTTTGGTCAACTGATGTTTGCAGATGGTGGCACCTACCTAGGTCACTTTGAGAATGGACTCTTTAATGGCTTTGGGGTACTGACCTTCTCAGATGGCTCAAG GTATGAGGGAGAGTTTGCCCAGGGCAAGTTTAATGGCGTTGGAGTCTTCATTCGACACGACAACATGACCTTTGAGGGGGAATTTAAAAATGGCAGAGTAGATGGTTTTG GCCTGCTAACTTTCCCTGATGGTTCTCATGGAATACCCCGCAATGAAGGACTGTTTGAGAACAACAAGTTACTGCGGCGGGAGAAGTGTTCCACAGTGGTTCAGCGGGCCCAGAGTGCCTCCAAGTCTGCCAGAAACCTTACTGCCTGA